The genome window TGGGCACATCGCGGGCGACGAAGCGCTGAAGCGCGTTGCCAATACGATTTTTTCCAGTTGCGACCGGTCTACCGATCTGGCCGCCCGTTTTGGCGGTGAGGAGTTTGCGTTGGTGCTGCCCGGCACCCCGGCAGGCAGCGCGCGACTGGCTGCTGAAAAACTGCGCCGCGCCGTCGAAGCCATGCAGATTCCGCAAAAAGATATGGGCGCGGGCCCTTGGCTGACCGTCAGCATTGGAACGGCCACGGCGATTCCGACCGAGAACCAGCTCTGCACCGATCTGATTCAAGTTGCCGATCGGGGCCTGTATCAGGCCAAGCGGCAAGGACGCAATCGCGTCGTACCGGGCCAGATGCAGGATTTGAAAGCTTGAAACAAAGGCCAGCGCGGTAAAGCGCTGGCCTTTGTTTTTGCCGCCTGCTGCGTTAGGCCGTTTGGCGCCGCCGCAAGAGGGTGGCGGCCAGCATCAGCGTCAGGCTGACAGCAACCGCCACGGCAGCCATCGCCATGCCTTCGCCCACCGACCCCTGTTCAAACTGCCGCCATACGTAGATGGACACAGTTTGCACGCCTGCGGGCGCCAGCAGCAGGGACGTTACCAGCTCGCGCGATGCAACGGCAAACACCATCAGCATCGCCGCCGCCAGCCCCGGCAGCACCAGCGGCAGGACAATGCGGCGCAATGCGCGGGCGGCGCTGGCGCCGTGTACGCGCGCGGCGGCTTCCAGGTTGGCGCCGATTTGCGATAGCGCCGCGCTGACGTAGCGCACCGGATAGGGCAGCAGCAGGCAGGTGTAGGACAGCAGCAAGATGCCCCAGGTGCCGTAAGGCGTGGCGGGCCAGAAAGGCTGATTCCACGCCAGGATCAAACCCACGCCGACCACCACGCCCGGCAACGCTGCGGGCAGCAAGGCCAGACCGTCGATGACGGCCGCGCCGGGCACATGGCGTCCCGCCACGCACCACGCCGCCAGCAAACCCACGGCGCCCGCCAGCAAGGCCGTGCCGGTGGCCAGCGCCAAGCTGGTCGACAGCGCTTCCCACGCTTCGCCACGCGCATCGAACAGGGCGGCGAAGTTGGCCAGCGTCAGGTTGCTTGGCGACAAGCCGGCGGACACATGCCGCGTGAATGCAGCGGCCAGCATGGATGCCAGCGGCGCTGCCACCGCAATCAACGCGACAGCGCCGAATAGCAGCGCGACCGGCAGCCGCCATGCGCCCAGCTTGCCAGGCGCCAATGGCGCAGGTTTGCCTGTAGTGGTTTCAAAACCTCGCCCCGCCAGGACGGCGCGCTGAATCGCGTAGGCGGTCAAGGCAAGTGCAACCAGCACCAATGACAGCAGGGCAGCGCCCGGCAAGTCGATGGGCCAGTCCGCCAGACGGCGTTCGATGGCGGTTGTCAGCACGGCAACGCCGGCCTGCGACCCCAGGGCGGCAGGCACGCCGTATTCCTCGATTGCCAACGTAAATGCCAGCAGCAAGCTGGCCGCGATGGCGGGCAAGGCCAGCGGCAAGGTCACGCGCAGGAAGGCGCGCCACGGGCCCGCGCCGAACACGCGGGCCACGTCTGCCATTCTTGCGCCGGTGGCCGCCATACTGCGTGACACCGCAAAGTAGACCACCGGAAAGATCGCCAGCCCCATCGCCAGCGTGACGCCAGCGGGTGAGAACAGCAACGGTCCCAGGTTGAAACCCGCTACCTGTTCCAGATAACCGCGGGGCTGTAGC of Achromobacter seleniivolatilans contains these proteins:
- a CDS encoding ABC transporter permease, producing the protein MKSLFILAGATLAALGVLVALPMIFVALQAVFPHLAEGSLQNPFGAWSATLANTATLTLVGGTLKLGLGVAAVSAAIGIPLGALRGLFKVPLARLWDALFLVPFLLPPYIAALSWTMALQPRGYLEQVAGFNLGPLLFSPAGVTLAMGLAIFPVVYFAVSRSMAATGARMADVARVFGAGPWRAFLRVTLPLALPAIAASLLLAFTLAIEEYGVPAALGSQAGVAVLTTAIERRLADWPIDLPGAALLSLVLVALALTAYAIQRAVLAGRGFETTTGKPAPLAPGKLGAWRLPVALLFGAVALIAVAAPLASMLAAAFTRHVSAGLSPSNLTLANFAALFDARGEAWEALSTSLALATGTALLAGAVGLLAAWCVAGRHVPGAAVIDGLALLPAALPGVVVGVGLILAWNQPFWPATPYGTWGILLLSYTCLLLPYPVRYVSAALSQIGANLEAAARVHGASAARALRRIVLPLVLPGLAAAMLMVFAVASRELVTSLLLAPAGVQTVSIYVWRQFEQGSVGEGMAMAAVAVAVSLTLMLAATLLRRRQTA